The Lolium perenne isolate Kyuss_39 chromosome 6, Kyuss_2.0, whole genome shotgun sequence genome segment TCAGTACCGGGATAACCATTAATTAGAATATGGAATATCCATTAATTAGACTTTTATTACTGCATGCAGATacattttttttttctctttttactGTGAACTTGAAGGAAATCTTGGTTAGCGTGTGAACCTTGTGTATAAATTGTCGAATGCGGTGGTGGATCCTTCTAGATTATACCCATTTTCAGTGAGGTGTTCAATGCACATTCGTACTATTCGTACAAACCTCCGAAAACTTCCGTCAAGTGGCATTTGTCAAATACACGAGATCCTTCTAGTTTCTACCTAGGTCCAGTGACAGTGTAGTGCGGTGCGCTTGTTTATGATATACTTCTCTACCAACTTGCaaatagttttttttttctcaAGCCAAAATATTCTTAGAAGCAAATTTTCAATACTTCATTACGGAGTAGAATTTCTTGGATTGTATGTTCTGTGAGGTGTTCGTACAACATTCTAATGATATATTTTGCTCGCAATTCCGTCACCTTCTAAAGAATTGTATTTTATTTAAGCGTTTAGTGGGGTCTTGTGACCCCACGGGACCCAAGGTGGATCCACTGTGGCTGGAATGGAGTCGGGGAGCGGGTTCTATGCGGGCGAAGGTCTTCAAATTGATCCCAACTGGCTCATCGACCCGAAGCTTCTCTTTGTTGGGCCACGCATCGGCGAGGGTGGACATGCCAAGGTCTATGAGGGGAAGTAAGGCTCGTCTCTTTTCACTATGATCTACAATTTTCTCATCTGTATGGATCATTTATCTCTTGGTTGTGCTGGGGTTGGTAGGTACAAGAACCAAAACGTTGCCATCAAGATTGTGCACAAGGGAGACACCCCTGAGGAGGTGGTCAAGAGGCAGGGTAGGTTCTTGAGAGAGGTGACCATGCTGTCAAGGGTGCAGCACAAGAACCTTGTCAAGGTTTGTTTCTTTCTGACTATTGTCATTCTTTCATTGTACTGCAAGTGTTGGGTGCTTTTGGATATTCAAAACTATATCCTCTTGTTGCTCAGTTTATTGGGGCTTGCCTAGAGCCTGTCATGGTGGTGGTGACTGAGCTATTAGTGGGGGGCTCTTTGCGGAAGTATTTGGTCAGCTTGCGGCCTAGGAACTTGGACCCTCGTGTAGCAGTTGGATTTGCATTGGACATTGCCCGAGCCATGGAATGTTTGCATGCACACGGGATCATTCATCGTGATCTTAAGCCTGGTAAGACTTTCCATTTTGCTGTTGTTTGGGTATTTTTTTGGGGGTGCGTTGAACCTATCACTTTAATGTTCATGATATTGCACACCAAATCTCGAAATGTGTATTTGCATGGGTACATCTGATGTGTGGTATTGTTATTTTGTATGACATTATTTGTAGCTTCTTTTTGCGCCAGTTCAATTTTTAATTGAATTATGCCACCAGAACGAAGTTAAGGAGATGTTAGGAAGTTGATTAGAAAATCGGCCAGTGGTGCATGACTTTCTTGTTCCTGTTTGCCCATGCTGTATTATGTTGCCAGTGCTGCTATTACAAGCTAGTCTAATAACGGGACCTTGCGCCTGGAAATTTTAAATAAACATCACCAGCTGTGTGTGCAAAGAACACAAGTGCGGGCAAGCTTGTAAGGTACACACTGCGTGATATACCTATGGAGGCCTATAGTTTCTGTCACCAAGTCAAGCAGAATTGTCCATGCATTTGGATACGTTGAAACATTTATAGGTTCCTCAATTATTACATGTATAGTGGAACAAGTAGCACGGTGCAGAATGACTACTGAAGCAGATGTGTAGGCATATGTTATATGTGTCATCAAGTCTCATTCTTTGAATAGTGAGAGTTCAATGTATCACTGTTCAAAGAGCACATGTTATAAACATGTTGGCTTATATTATAATTTATTCTATAACACTTGACATGTTCTGGTTTCACCTCTTAAAAATATGAACTTTGTACGCATGCATTGGCTCAAATATCTTTATTAGTAAGTAACTGAGATATCACATACTAGTAAATAGCATGTCATTCGCATATATAAGCAGGAAACTGCGGCTCCCAGCCCGTGTAACTTGGATGTGGGTGCTGGGATCTGACTCGATTCAAGTGTTCAATTCAGCAAAATTGAAGTACACAGAAATAGCACTCCGACATGGACATGGGTGTTGGTATCCAACTCAGTTCAGGTGTCTGATTGGCGAAAAAGAAAAGTTAAGATACGGAGACAGACCTTGACTGACTGAGACGGTCAAACTGAGGGCCCATCCTGCAACCTGATCCATACCCATCTCTTATGGCCCCACAAATGTATATTATTTAGACCATCAAGTTGCATAATTTGAAAGATGGATGTCCTCGTTGAGGCTATGCCTGTGCAGTGCAAACACTTAGTTTGGTTATTCAACTAACAATTAGTCACATACAATCGTTGCATGTACCTTTTATTGTTTCTGTCAGCAATTGCATCCTGCTTATTTTTCGTGACCAACAGTCACTATTTCCTACTTTAGTATCTCAAGATTTTCTGCTCTTTTTATTTGGGAAGTCATCGTTGGGGGATATGCGCATCTCATCGTTATATAGATTTGAGGTTTAGTATGACAAAACATGATCTGAGCATGATACATGCATTATATTCTACATCTGTTGGATCTCGGATTGAAGTTCTGGCTTCCCTAGATCTTGCTATGTGTGTGCGTCTCCAAACTTGGTTAGATCCATGGGCAGATGGGCCTATGGATAGTTTGCTCTAAATTTTGGATACCTTGTTTTTGGTCCATCAAGTTGAAAATGATGTAGAATGGGTGCAGTCTTGGATCAAAGAACTGTTCCTAATTTGGAGAAAATGTTCCATTTTGTAAATGTTTTGTGTTTGGATGTTTGTACTTGAAGAAGCTGGGGGATATTCTCTTGAAAAAGGTAAAGGAGATGCATAAGGTAGAGGAAGGAATGCCAAACAAAATGGTAGAGGAATAGGAACAGATGGATACTGTGGTTCAGATTGAACTCCCAAAGCGTCTTATATTTAGGAACATACTGATATGGTTGATCAGTAGATGGTGACTTGTGCCATATTATTTTGCACTTCTTAGGGTGTCTCAAAGTCGCAGTTAGCTACAGCTGACAAACCATTCCATTTAGACCAGATATGGCCAACAATGCATATGAGATATGTTACTTGAGCAAGAGTAACATGGGGTTTTATTTTAGTCCATATAAAACTTCCTTGGTCTGTTAATCTTTTCTCACATCAATCTCCAATGATCTGCCCGAAGAGATGTTTATGCAAAGAAAATTGATCCCGAGTACTTAGTTTTTGCCCTTTCCTTTGTACAGAGAACCTGCTGCTTACTGCTGACCAGAGAACAATTAAACTTGTTGACCTTGGTTTAGCAAGAGAAGAGACATTAACAGAGATGATGACAGCGGAAACAGGAACCTACCGTTGGATGGCTCCAGAGGTTTCTTCTACTGCAGTATTTTTCAGTTTTTAAAGCCTTTCGTATTTGTGCTAACTAACCTGAAACATCTTTACAGTTGTACAGCACAGTCACATTAAGGCATGGTGAAAAGAAGCATTACAACCATAAAGTAGATGTTTACAGCTTTGCAATTGTGTTATGGGAACTACTTCACAATAAACTGCCCTTTGAGGGCATGTCTAATCTGCAAGCTGCATATGCTGCCGCTTTCAAGGTAACATTGATTTTTTTGGAGTTTAACCATAAACGTTTGTAGTTTGTGACTTGCTAAAACTCTATTTATGTTACAGGGAGTTCAGAATATGTTTTATCATCTGTACTATTCCGTAGTGTCATATATTTGTAACTTGACTATGAAACCTCATTTTTTCAGAACATCCGACCAAGTGCAGATAATTTGCCGGAGGAGCTGTCAGAAATCCTGACATCCTGCTGGAAAGAAGACC includes the following:
- the LOC127307336 gene encoding serine/threonine-protein kinase STY13 is translated as MESGSGFYAGEGLQIDPNWLIDPKLLFVGPRIGEGGHAKVYEGKYKNQNVAIKIVHKGDTPEEVVKRQGRFLREVTMLSRVQHKNLVKFIGACLEPVMVVVTELLVGGSLRKYLVSLRPRNLDPRVAVGFALDIARAMECLHAHGIIHRDLKPENLLLTADQRTIKLVDLGLAREETLTEMMTAETGTYRWMAPELYSTVTLRHGEKKHYNHKVDVYSFAIVLWELLHNKLPFEGMSNLQAAYAAAFKNIRPSADNLPEELSEILTSCWKEDPSDRPNFTQIVQMLLHYLSTLSPPEHMAPARTFSSENAILPPESPGTSSLMASRGDITPKGNIEDKPRGFFFCFSQCY